A single genomic interval of Candidatus Bipolaricaulis anaerobius harbors:
- a CDS encoding MFS transporter — translation MRGPLTWLFPILLLRAGGPLFLGVAFAVANVDDTVMSFVGGAMADRWGRRPILLFSRLMYVCGACLLLASMFVGGALSRAALFIAVLFAYGMSGISPGASSALLVESVEPRHVGRAFSLLSSSSLLFRSLGSAALGVIYQRSVVAGAFMLILFALSSTLLLFCVRETLPSQSARDGERLVGHFVNTFRSVGQLGLLGLAPLLLLVVGNGLGHGIGGNYFAPLLEEGHGVSLAVLGGVFSAIPLLQATLVLPAGWLVDRRGPFLALITGNVVAGGWVMLAGVTKCADLAVAAVVVSGSLGAFHGIGYETAVARLSNDRMRATLFGSLETLWNAMFIVGPLAGGALYGFRSELTFIAAGAILMLTFLPTLAMRYHAGQSGQSRRGGESPW, via the coding sequence ATGCGTGGACCGCTGACATGGCTGTTCCCCATCCTCTTGCTGCGTGCTGGGGGCCCGCTGTTTCTAGGGGTAGCGTTCGCAGTCGCGAATGTTGATGACACAGTGATGTCGTTCGTCGGTGGCGCGATGGCTGACAGATGGGGAAGAAGACCGATCCTTCTCTTCTCTCGGCTGATGTACGTATGCGGGGCGTGTCTCCTGCTGGCCTCGATGTTCGTGGGGGGGGCCTTGAGCCGGGCTGCTCTTTTCATTGCAGTGTTGTTCGCTTACGGGATGAGTGGGATCTCTCCCGGCGCTTCTTCCGCCCTGCTTGTGGAGTCGGTAGAGCCCCGCCATGTGGGGCGAGCCTTTTCGTTGCTCAGCAGCTCTTCTCTGCTGTTCCGCAGTCTTGGATCAGCGGCCCTAGGCGTCATCTATCAACGGAGCGTGGTGGCGGGCGCCTTCATGCTCATCCTTTTCGCCCTGAGCAGCACGCTGCTGCTGTTCTGTGTGCGCGAGACGCTGCCTTCACAATCTGCTCGAGACGGAGAGCGGTTAGTCGGACACTTCGTGAACACGTTCCGCTCCGTCGGTCAGCTTGGCCTACTCGGTCTGGCTCCGCTGCTTCTTCTTGTTGTGGGGAACGGCCTTGGCCATGGAATTGGTGGCAACTACTTCGCGCCCCTGCTCGAGGAAGGTCACGGGGTTTCGCTAGCAGTTCTCGGCGGTGTCTTCTCAGCGATCCCCCTTCTCCAAGCTACCCTAGTGCTCCCCGCTGGGTGGTTGGTGGACAGACGCGGTCCCTTCCTTGCTCTGATAACTGGGAATGTGGTCGCCGGCGGGTGGGTAATGCTTGCGGGCGTGACAAAGTGCGCGGATCTTGCCGTTGCGGCAGTAGTAGTCTCGGGATCGCTAGGTGCGTTCCACGGGATAGGGTATGAGACAGCGGTGGCTAGGCTATCGAACGATCGTATGCGAGCCACTCTATTCGGAAGCCTGGAAACGTTGTGGAATGCGATGTTCATAGTAGGACCCCTTGCAGGGGGGGCATTGTATGGGTTTCGGTCAGAACTGACTTTCATCGCTGCCGGGGCGATCCTCATGTTGACTTTCTTGCCGACCCTGGCAATGAGATACCACGCTGGGCAGAGTGGACAATCACGCCGGGGCGGAGAGTCGCCTTGGTAG
- a CDS encoding IS1634 family transposase, protein MRFLGEGKDRIEEKLFARNRDLFTDLRIVFFDTTSLYFHGEGGELGARGHSRDHRPELNQVVVGALLSGDGRPISCEVYRGNQTDVRALLPVVDRARERFALQEVCFVADRGMVSDAVIRGLEERGLGYILGMRLRRAKEVRDVVLSHPGRYRSEEP, encoded by the coding sequence ATGCGGTTCCTGGGGGAGGGCAAAGACCGGATCGAGGAGAAGCTCTTCGCGAGGAACCGCGACTTGTTCACGGACCTCAGGATCGTGTTCTTTGACACGACGAGCCTCTACTTCCACGGGGAGGGGGGCGAGCTGGGAGCGCGGGGGCACTCTCGGGATCACCGGCCGGAGCTCAACCAGGTGGTGGTGGGAGCACTTCTGTCCGGTGACGGGCGCCCGATCAGCTGCGAGGTGTACCGGGGGAACCAGACGGATGTGCGGGCGCTCTTGCCGGTGGTGGACCGAGCGCGGGAGCGGTTCGCTCTCCAGGAGGTGTGCTTCGTCGCCGACCGGGGGATGGTGAGCGACGCCGTGATCCGGGGGCTGGAGGAACGAGGCCTCGGGTACATCCTCGGGATGCGCCTGCGGCGGGCCAAGGAGGTCCGGGACGTGGTGCTGTCCCATCCTGGGCGGTACCGGAGCGAAGAACCATGA
- a CDS encoding radical SAM/SPASM domain-containing protein, translating to MGMTDFRTISLGEGASVVLEPETLLWVIAESKQLKQAHRLLSDTYSELQDDLKQDTERMRTSHLVDMIELHPTAVCNMRCAYCYIPEAYRKRPLVMSRDDVDRVVRKVLSWVEEKGGMKRIIFHGGEPLLARDSIFPVIDRYWRDVEFGIQTNATLLTQGDADFIKERNVHVSLSLDGHTAEVNDRCRQYSNGGSTFDDVVRNISLFRDFEWNGVIVTITRHNVGYLAEMLRFLYGMGIRSALFNPVSPANPAAALLMPKTEDLLAGYRGLINELVRLNTVPGARRFVVDNIESLVVALVTSNMRVLYCHMTPCGAGRFMYVIDPAGYVYPCSEFVGHEEFRCGNIFSDPMAEVLDAPPCKRLRARYVERVKGCISCEYRMICGANCPAAVQSLSGNLDGRSPYCEFLKGSVNLIFRTFLDHGIESAFCLVSTRFEEMLRKSALLLDASQGGARQPRA from the coding sequence ATGGGCATGACAGACTTTCGGACGATCTCTCTAGGCGAGGGTGCTTCTGTGGTGTTGGAGCCAGAGACCTTGCTTTGGGTGATTGCAGAGTCGAAGCAGCTCAAACAGGCTCACAGGCTGTTGAGCGATACCTATAGCGAGCTTCAAGATGATCTAAAGCAAGACACTGAGCGAATGAGGACCTCCCATCTCGTTGACATGATAGAGCTCCATCCGACAGCAGTATGCAATATGCGGTGTGCGTACTGCTACATACCGGAAGCGTACCGCAAGCGACCCTTGGTTATGAGCCGTGACGACGTTGATCGGGTTGTGCGTAAGGTACTCTCATGGGTAGAGGAGAAGGGAGGCATGAAGAGGATCATCTTTCATGGTGGTGAACCTCTCTTGGCCAGGGATTCAATCTTCCCGGTGATCGACAGGTACTGGCGTGATGTTGAGTTCGGGATTCAGACGAACGCCACGCTCCTGACTCAAGGGGATGCAGACTTCATCAAGGAGAGGAATGTTCATGTTAGTCTTTCGCTCGACGGTCACACAGCGGAAGTGAACGATAGGTGTCGTCAGTACTCCAATGGGGGCAGCACGTTTGATGATGTAGTGCGTAACATCAGCCTGTTCAGGGATTTCGAATGGAATGGCGTGATCGTTACGATCACCAGACACAATGTTGGCTATCTGGCCGAGATGCTGCGCTTTCTGTATGGAATGGGCATCCGGTCGGCTCTGTTTAACCCTGTTTCACCAGCGAATCCCGCAGCCGCTCTGCTCATGCCAAAGACCGAAGATCTCCTTGCAGGCTACAGAGGGTTGATCAATGAGCTAGTACGGCTCAATACTGTACCGGGAGCTCGCCGTTTCGTTGTCGATAACATCGAATCGCTTGTCGTTGCGCTCGTCACATCGAACATGCGGGTGCTCTACTGCCATATGACGCCTTGCGGCGCAGGAAGATTCATGTACGTCATTGACCCTGCAGGCTACGTCTACCCGTGTTCTGAGTTTGTGGGGCATGAGGAGTTCCGCTGTGGCAACATCTTCTCTGACCCTATGGCCGAAGTGCTCGATGCTCCTCCCTGTAAGCGGCTTCGCGCCAGGTATGTTGAACGAGTAAAAGGATGCATATCCTGCGAGTACCGGATGATCTGCGGGGCGAACTGCCCAGCTGCTGTTCAGAGTCTGTCAGGCAACCTGGACGGCAGATCGCCCTACTGCGAGTTCCTCAAGGGGAGCGTGAACTTGATCTTCCGAACATTCCTTGATCACGGCATCGAGAGTGCATTCTGCCTTGTGAGCACCAGATTCGAGGAGATGCTGCGAAAGAGTGCATTGCTTCTGGATGCGAGCCAAGGCGGTGCGAGGCAACCCCGTGCGTAG